The Lysobacter sp. HDW10 genome window below encodes:
- the dusA gene encoding tRNA dihydrouridine(20/20a) synthase DusA: MVGMQPSPTPRLSVAPMIDWTDTHCRTFHRICAPSALLYTEMIHANAILKGDRAKLLEKCITQHPVAVQLGGAEASALAGAASICADAGFDEINLNCGCPSDRVQAGRFGACLMHEPNHVADLVSSMRQAVPTSIPVTVKCRLGVDDDNDFEKFLAFIDTVAAAGCTAFTIHARNAWLKGLSPKENREIPPLKYDWAYTLKQLRPALHITLNGGIADLPAVQTHLAKIDGVMLGRAAYHTPYTLHEIDAALSGQSTQTRGALIAAYRPYVEAKLEAGVPLAAMTRHILGVFQGEPGGRKFRQVLSEGAHHKGADWRLVTQALEAQLASASDLYRIR; this comes from the coding sequence ATGGTCGGCATGCAACCTAGCCCCACACCGCGTCTTTCAGTCGCGCCGATGATTGATTGGACCGACACGCACTGCAGAACCTTTCACCGGATTTGTGCGCCGTCGGCCTTGCTCTATACCGAGATGATCCATGCCAACGCGATTTTGAAAGGCGATCGCGCCAAGCTGCTTGAAAAGTGCATCACCCAACATCCCGTGGCGGTTCAATTGGGGGGCGCGGAAGCAAGTGCGCTGGCGGGCGCGGCAAGTATTTGTGCGGATGCGGGCTTCGATGAAATCAATTTGAATTGCGGTTGCCCCTCGGACCGCGTGCAAGCAGGGCGGTTTGGGGCCTGCTTGATGCACGAGCCAAACCACGTGGCAGATTTGGTGTCGTCAATGCGGCAAGCGGTGCCTACGTCCATCCCGGTGACGGTCAAATGCCGTTTGGGTGTGGATGACGACAATGACTTTGAAAAATTTCTGGCGTTTATTGACACGGTGGCCGCTGCCGGCTGCACGGCGTTTACGATCCACGCGCGCAACGCGTGGCTGAAAGGCTTGTCGCCCAAAGAGAACCGGGAGATTCCGCCGCTGAAGTACGACTGGGCCTATACGCTCAAGCAATTGCGACCCGCACTCCACATCACATTGAACGGCGGCATTGCGGATTTGCCTGCCGTGCAAACGCATTTAGCAAAGATCGACGGTGTCATGTTGGGGCGGGCCGCGTATCACACGCCCTACACCCTGCATGAAATCGATGCGGCATTGAGCGGGCAAAGCACACAGACGCGCGGTGCCTTGATTGCTGCGTATCGTCCGTATGTGGAGGCCAAGCTCGAGGCGGGCGTGCCCTTGGCGGCGATGACGCGACATATCTTGGGCGTCTTCCAAGGTGAACCGGGCGGGCGCAAGTTCCGCCAGGTGCTGTCAGAGGGGGCGCACCACAAAGGGGCCGATTGGCGCTTGGTGACCCAAGCCCTGGAAGCACAGCTGGCGTCGGCTTCAGATTTGTATAGAATTCGTTAA